Within the Medicago truncatula cultivar Jemalong A17 chromosome 4, MtrunA17r5.0-ANR, whole genome shotgun sequence genome, the region TCCAAGTCCAGAAGGTTCAACAGGTTGAACTGAACTATCCACCATTCCACCAAACACATACAAATAACGACCAGAAGGATCTACGCAGGCACGATGAAACGATCTAGACTTCGGTTCATATCCATTTGATTTCCATCGTTTCCACATCCTCGTCAACACTCTCTTTGAACTTGCTGTGGATGAAGGAATGGAACTAATATCTAATACCCAAAAGTCATTTTTCCTATGTCTTGATGAGTCTTCTCCTCCATAAATTAACAACCTACCTCCTAAAACCATTGTAGCAGTGTGACCAACTCTAGGAAGTGAAATACCATCTGGTATGTTTTGTAAATCATAAAATACTTGAATCCATCTCATGTAACCTTGACAAGTATCCAATAACCATACATCATGTAGCACTTCATAACCTAAACCTCTTCCTCCAAATAGTATTGTCCTATTTCTTCCAATGCAAGTCAACGTGTGTCCTGAACGCGGCGGAGGCGATGGATGGATAGCAATCTCATGCCATGTGCCGAAACAATGACTATCTGACAACTCTAAGATCCACGTGTCCCCTAAACGAAGGCCGTGAAGTCCGATTCCGCCATGGATTACCATTCTCTTGTCATCGATGCAACAAGCAGCATGAGCTCCCCTGGGTGGTGGAGCAACACTCCCAACATCAATCATTTTCCATGAAAATGTAATACCTTTGTTTTCATTGTGTATTACTTTTCCAATCCATGTATCATTTTGACGGTTTCCATGATCATTGATGCCTCCAAAGAGAACAAGGAAATCACCCATTTCCACACATGTATGACCAAATCTTCCACTTGGTATGCCTGAATGAACTGTCTTCCATTTCAATATTCTCTGGAAATCTTTACCAATGTATGCCACCCATGTGTCATCAAGGTGTCGTCCTAAAACAAAGcacaaacaaatatattatatattaccATATAACTACTCAATTGAATCCTCTGAAGCCTCTTTAGTGAAACATCGACTGTTTGATTAATCTAACTATTTAGATGAATATATCTCTTATCTTAGATTAATCCAACAGTCGAGATTTGGCTAGAGAGGCTGCAAAGGACTCGTGGTGGTAACCATAATAGGGGTTTTGAAGTCCAAAAAGGCAGTGTACAAATAATTCATATGGTGGCATATTGTCCAAAAGTGGGACATAACCTAACTTTCAAGAACTGTATAGGAATGCACAGGTAAATAAATCCTTCTTATGGTAAGATCAAGTAGAAGTCTCTTGGGCAAGTTGAAATGCTTAAAATCCCAATTTACATCAATTACTGTAACAAGACATCAACAAGAAAGCTCATACACATTGATACTTTAATCtttcaaataagaaaaatacagtGATAACAAATTTGATATGAAAATAACCATGAACTCACTTCATCCTCAAATATAAGCCACATCACCTAAACTATaacaaacttttaaattttccttaattacacttttgttACTCGAGTGTCAGGATTGTACAATTTTGGTCCTTGTGTTTCAATTGGGCGAATTGGATCCTCCATATAGAAAACTGCCCAATTGTTACAATCAGGTCCTTTCGTCTATTAACGGTCTCATTTTTAACACTAAGAGCCTATGTAGCCaatgttggtctaagttagTATCGACTTAAAAATTAGACGGTTAGTAGACAAAGGACCtcattataatttataacaatTACGATACCTAAGTGACTCAAGTCGCTCAATTGGAACTGAGATCAAAATTGCATAATCGTGTTGTCTTGAgactaaaataacaattaattgagctttttagtataatatttttctGTTAAATTCCTTTCTCTTTAGGGTAAAGAATTTATCTCTGACATGATACACAAAAAATAGATAAgattatgatatatattatatataatgatTACCAGGTTTAAAACTAGAAGCCATGTGAATCACTTATGAAAATACACagcacaaaacaacaacaaaaataaccaaaaaaagaaagaaaaaaaaacatggaaagTGAAACTAACCTCCATCACAACCACCAccaaacaagacaagacaaTCAGAAACAAAGTTGAGAGAGTGAGAAGCTCTTGCTTTAGGAAAATCTAAATCTCCATGAGGGTATGACAATTTATGACAACAAACAGAATCCATCTGATATATTTTCTTATAGAGTTTCATCCATGAAAACTGATGAACATGATGGTTGGAAGTATTACAAGACTTGACTAGTGAATCCACACATGTTGAACTCAAGTCTCTCTTGCATAAGGATTTCCATAGCGTTTCAGATGAAGTTAAAGCTTTGAATCTCTTGCATGTCATGGAAAGAGAGAGAATTGCATCTATAGGGAGAAGAAGGATAATAGTGAAGATGTAATCTTGAGGTATGTTGGTTATTGGTGATCCactataattttgattataacTAACACTAGTGGTTTCTTCCATGTctggttttttttgttgatgcttGTTGGAAGAACAaagtttatgttttgtttttttggttggCTTGTGTTTGGCAGAAGACAGGGTTTGTTTGAGGTAGATGGTGTGGTAGAGAATTGGTAAAAACTGGTTTTTGTTGAGTAATATGTCATATTGAAGATAATGGTAAAATTATTGCTGTATAAAGACTGATTTTTGACAGGTTAGTGGGGTGCCCATTTTTTCTTGTCGTTTTTATGGAATTATTATGAGTCTtggtttttctttcaacatGTTTTGGCTTGTTTTATAGCATGTTCATTTTATTAGGATAAGACAAGAGTTTTCacttttattccaaaaaaacctaatttgaatgaaagaaggaaaaaaaaaatctgacactggcaaaaaaaaacattgttcatGCATAGATACTATACTACATTAGATATGAGACTGGTTTTTGATTTACCAATTAATTTTGAAGAGTATGGTTTGTCATGTTGAGTTTTCTtgtccaaaagttgttgaattagACCCTACACATTAAGAAGGTCACGTTGCTGCTTTTAAATTAGGTTGCATCTACAAATAGAGTTTGGATAGACCTATGAAAatcatttaaagaaaatttggAATGGAGCAATTTTGAATCTAGCCAATAGTGCTAGAACGTGTTTAGTGTGAGATAAATAAAGTTTTATCATGACAATGGACCCTCAATTAAGTGCAAGTATGAATCACGTTATCTTAAGGGAGTTTTAATCATGACAATAGACGCAAAGTGAATCTGTCAATTAGCATATCTTGagaattttttcaaaagatgtGAAAtgaaaaccatatatatatgcGCTAATTGTCATATTTACAATATAATTTAAGcattttaatttagaaaactatacatacattttaatttagaatatttagaaaaccgcaagtgcactaATTGATTCATAGCTTTtgattataagaaaatttaagACAAATTTAGCATAGCCTTTGAAGTTTACATCAAATTTTAACTAGCATTTTATAACAGACATGGAAAGTTTATTCAAGcaaaaagattgaaaaaaagaagaaaaacatacaACTTATTTCCTCTGAGTTTGGATAAATCATTTCTAGTCGAGTCAGAAATGGATTTGATGCATTCAACAGCCACTACAGTCAGTGATGTTGAAAATCAGACGGTTAATTTCAAGTTACTGATTTGCTGAAATCACAAGGTAAATTATCTGGCTGTTTATATCAGCAGACTAGTGACTGCAGATATTATTGACAGCAGCAAATCCAGTTATGTCTCATGACCCACCAGCCTAAATAAAATATCCTTGCAATTGCACATATGATACAATTTCAGGTGCATGTCAGCCACCTTAGCAAAAAGTATAAATTAATGCGTCCAAAAAAGTCGAAGATTATTTGGAATCTTCAATCTTGTCTACTCCTATCAAAGAAAGAGAGGACAACATTACGCACACGGAACTTCTTATTTCTGCAAATCAACATCTTATTTATGCAAATTGCACACTTTTCCTTTGTGTATTAATTTCTGAAGAGCAGCTTTAGCTTCTTctaatgtttctacactctgcCCTTCATCAAATGATATCCTCTGAATGTTGAACTGCATGCAAGACATTAAATAATGAGAAAATGGGACATGCACAGTCGGTGTGAACTGATTTTACGTGGACGTCAAATGAGAATCcaatatttaagttattttaaaatatggttaCAAAGTGGGTTTACGTAACAATTGATGAGTTCTTATTAGATATCAgtgtaaaactaattaatttacGCTGACAGTATATCTCttttaaactcttaaataattGTAATAAGAAAAACAGCAGCTACATATAGtcaaactaacaaaaaaaaaaagatagtcaAACTAACATTTATAACAAAAGCTTACCTGGGCCCCTTGACGGACTCTAATATCAGTCCCTTTGCTGTCGATAGATATTAGTGCTGCGTCATCTACCTCAATCTCATTAGATAGCAGTTTCTTTAGGGGCTTTGAGAATATGGCATTGAGTTCCTAttgtttcaaaaacaaaaccaagcAATGAAGTGTTGTAACTTTGTTAGAGATATACTTGTGTAGCTCAGTATGCAAGAACTAACAGAGTTCAATATAATATGAAATACAGAGTTTCTCAGGGATTGCTCTTTGGTAATCTGGCTTGTTTCTCACTTTCAGTTTCTCAGTTTCCCACACTTTCCTTTATTTCTTCACTGAGTCACTGATCCTCGGATTCTTTTACTCGAGGACAAGTTTTAGATAATCATATCAACAAGTATCTAAATGATGCAATGTCGATGCAAAAGATTTGACCGAAACAGGTAGACTTGGACATCAACCTAAGTTTGGTTTGAATGTTATTTTCTGGGAGGGGAGAAATAACTAACAAGGGTTAGGACTCAagaaaactaattttttatttatttttatctacaTTACTTAGGACATTAGTGAATAAAAGGAAAGAAGTAAAGGCTACCTAGAAACTAATATCCATCCCGAGTGAAGTACGTTAATGTCCATTTAATTATGCATACATCACTCATTCTAGCTATTATGCTTAAGAAACTATAACCTCCCTTCCAGAAACCAAATCCATAATGTTATTCTAAATCGggtaagaaataaataatttgagtcAGAATTCAGAAAATTTACCTTCAGATACTGCTCACCACCATCAACTGCAATCTTATCAGGTTGAAGGGTTTCATATTCCTTTACATCCACCCAAGCAACAGTACCAAAGCCTCCAATGAAATATATGTCACTGccaaagataaaaaaatgacTGAGTTAGGTATGCAAGTTTCGGTACCGAACAGCAAGATTTGTACTCCCAATTCTGCATCGATTTTATGGTTAATGAGTGCTGTATATTATCTTATAAGGaactatataatttttatgGGAAATTTCAAAGGAAAGCAAAAAGTCCTGCATATGATCTTGATGCTTCACCAAACCCCAAAAATATGATTGTTTTGTGACTAACTGAAAAAACTGTTTCTTTTGTCAAACTCTACCATAATGAGCTCTTTATTGACAAATATAAACCAGACCAAAGTAAAATGCCCCAAAATGAGTTTGCATATAAGATGATTTGTTCAACACAACATTGTTGGAAAGAAGTCAACCTTATATTCTGCATCCTAAAATAGTAGAAGTTGCCCCACTGTTGAGAAGGACCTTGCTGGTGCTTTGCAATGTACTGCTTATGCGCCCATTCCTGTTGGTACAAATTGATATGTACAAATAAATCTCAGTCAGAAATATAAAGTGTACATTTTCTGACCCACAAGAATAAATTTATCAGTCAATAACCTGTTGATCTTCTGAAAGCGGATAAACATCCCCAAAAATAGTTACTCTTGCATTGGACAAACCACTCCATCCAGGAATCTGATAAACATAACTGTCAATAAAACTCAGATGGAGAAAAACAggaagaacaataaaaaaattcagaagaGAAGTATGAAATagccaacctgaacaacaagaGTGCATCTTGGGTCAGCCAACAAATTCCTTGTGTGAATTGCTAGAGGAGAAAAAGAGAATATTGGATCTGCAAATCAAGAACACAAGGCATGTTTCATACTTCATAGATAAACACAATGAACAAACAAGTAAACTATAATAGTTCAGGAAGCCCTGCCAATCTATAACCAACCAAATAAGGTAGTGAACAACATGAAACAGATTTCAGAAATGAATCAGTTATGTAATGGAGAGAAACAAATGGAACCATCAAACCAGCACATCCAGGGGAACTTTAGAATGCAAGAATCCTGAGTTGGACTGTCAattttcatctat harbors:
- the LOC25491230 gene encoding uncharacterized protein, which encodes MESLSSTHSTLHHHRTASSVAVGGGVAPRPSFLKINQLQPSNSSHSLVAPPLRLSALPNEDGGELNTFPALPSLPQENLSHSESIDDDDTHHEQIQTGMSWSTITTPGGSGSGGGTRAGLFRTPISGGVQSATSAHGLPRPALAVRNLMEQARFAHLCSVMSRMHHRREGYPFGSLVDFAPDSMGHPIFSFSPLAIHTRNLLADPRCTLVVQIPGWSGLSNARVTIFGDVYPLSEDQQEWAHKQYIAKHQQGPSQQWGNFYYFRMQNISDIYFIGGFGTVAWVDVKEYETLQPDKIAVDGGEQYLKELNAIFSKPLKKLLSNEIEVDDAALISIDSKGTDIRVRQGAQFNIQRISFDEGQSVETLEEAKAALQKLIHKGKVCNLHK
- the LOC25491229 gene encoding F-box/kelch-repeat protein At1g51550, giving the protein MEETTSVSYNQNYSGSPITNIPQDYIFTIILLLPIDAILSLSMTCKRFKALTSSETLWKSLCKRDLSSTCVDSLVKSCNTSNHHVHQFSWMKLYKKIYQMDSVCCHKLSYPHGDLDFPKARASHSLNFVSDCLVLFGGGCDGGRHLDDTWVAYIGKDFQRILKWKTVHSGIPSGRFGHTCVEMGDFLVLFGGINDHGNRQNDTWIGKVIHNENKGITFSWKMIDVGSVAPPPRGAHAACCIDDKRMVIHGGIGLHGLRLGDTWILELSDSHCFGTWHEIAIHPSPPPRSGHTLTCIGRNRTILFGGRGLGYEVLHDVWLLDTCQGYMRWIQVFYDLQNIPDGISLPRVGHTATMVLGGRLLIYGGEDSSRHRKNDFWVLDISSIPSSTASSKRVLTRMWKRWKSNGYEPKSRSFHRACVDPSGRYLYVFGGMVDSSVQPVEPSGLGFDKELFLGELVLQL